A portion of the Cellulophaga algicola DSM 14237 genome contains these proteins:
- a CDS encoding immunity 49 family protein: MEINKTITPMEESDRYLNKYINALENTTFEVFENDVTKKSLNGYAFSLIRELSKYTTCPNQDRALQTKALHYFKILAKAFYHLAYSVGAEVTVQFRDKPVQHIGVAYKSNMGFADWLNTYSIFRVLRDQAGLNVLEGITDSAMDRAETSWDTLDKNMLHFLSSLHTNPKTREKLLIDAIKSTHPDSGDYLQEGFAIEFVTYLYEPLLFVYEALLRNNEEDFNAQLIEALTRHKTYYDTQKNKRCNDSNGWISWRLLGAAALAYDKGIKINVKSDYIPEWLYKGEFDTATLPKYMVS; the protein is encoded by the coding sequence ATGGAAATTAACAAAACTATTACTCCCATGGAGGAGTCTGATCGATATTTAAATAAATATATTAATGCCTTAGAAAATACCACATTTGAAGTTTTTGAAAATGATGTTACCAAAAAATCATTGAATGGATATGCATTTTCCTTAATTCGTGAATTATCCAAGTACACCACATGCCCAAACCAAGACAGAGCCTTGCAGACGAAAGCATTGCATTATTTCAAAATTTTAGCAAAAGCCTTTTATCATTTAGCATATTCTGTAGGTGCAGAGGTAACCGTACAATTTAGAGACAAACCTGTGCAGCATATAGGTGTTGCCTACAAAAGCAATATGGGCTTTGCTGATTGGTTGAACACCTATAGTATATTTAGAGTACTACGGGACCAAGCAGGTTTAAATGTATTGGAGGGTATTACAGATAGTGCTATGGATAGGGCAGAAACAAGTTGGGATACTTTAGATAAAAACATGCTTCATTTTCTTTCTAGTTTACATACTAACCCCAAAACAAGGGAGAAGTTGTTAATAGATGCTATTAAATCTACCCACCCAGATTCTGGAGATTATTTACAAGAAGGTTTTGCTATAGAATTTGTAACCTATTTATACGAGCCTTTACTGTTTGTATATGAAGCGCTTTTACGAAATAATGAAGAAGATTTTAATGCACAATTAATAGAAGCACTTACCAGACACAAAACCTATTACGACACACAAAAAAATAAGCGCTGTAACGACTCAAATGGTTGGATAAGTTGGCGTCTATTAGGTGCTGCAGCTTTAGCATACGATAAGGGTATAAAAATTAATGTAAAAAGTGATTATATACCAGAGTGGCTGTATAAAGGAGAGTTTGATACTGCTACGCTTCCGAAATATATGGTAAGCTAA
- a CDS encoding MFS transporter, whose translation MDPYAALRYKEFNIFLMVRFAMVFAWSMQFIVIEWQVYTLTKDPLSLGIIGLMEVIPAVSMALFAGHIVDQKEKRNLLMWCILGFSVISFGLFIISIPSVVSDLATRTILYTIYALVFLGGIVRSFIGPTIFSLIALIVPKKIYPNAATWSSSTWQMGAVLGPALAGFSISYIGVHWSMCLIFAFSILALIALFKIERKPILNPKIGEPIFESLGEGLKFVFSNKAILGALTLDMIAVLFGGAVALLSVFAQDILHVGAEGFGILRAAPAVGAAITMLGSTRFPIHKNAGKKLLLAVFGFGLCMIVFGWSTYFWVSVAALFLSGALDGISMVVRQTILQLKTPDHMRGRVASVNSIFVGSSNELGAFESGVTAKLMGTATAVIFGGIMTITTVGITSLVFPKFRKLDLQKDVEEHEAED comes from the coding sequence ATGGATCCGTATGCTGCTTTACGCTATAAAGAGTTCAATATATTTTTGATGGTGCGTTTTGCTATGGTTTTTGCCTGGTCTATGCAATTTATTGTAATAGAATGGCAGGTGTATACCTTAACTAAAGATCCGTTATCCTTAGGGATTATAGGTTTAATGGAAGTTATTCCGGCGGTTTCTATGGCACTTTTTGCAGGACATATTGTAGACCAGAAAGAAAAACGAAACCTTTTGATGTGGTGTATTCTTGGGTTTTCTGTGATTAGTTTTGGGCTGTTTATCATCAGTATTCCTTCTGTTGTTTCAGACTTAGCGACTAGAACTATTTTATATACCATATATGCTTTAGTTTTTTTAGGCGGAATTGTCCGTTCTTTTATTGGCCCCACTATTTTTTCATTAATCGCCTTAATTGTTCCTAAAAAAATATACCCTAACGCTGCAACATGGAGCAGTTCTACGTGGCAAATGGGTGCTGTTTTAGGTCCGGCTTTGGCAGGATTCTCTATAAGTTATATTGGTGTGCATTGGTCCATGTGCTTAATCTTTGCTTTTTCTATACTTGCATTAATTGCACTTTTTAAAATAGAGCGCAAGCCTATTTTAAATCCGAAAATAGGGGAGCCTATATTTGAAAGCTTAGGAGAAGGCTTAAAATTTGTGTTTAGTAACAAGGCCATTTTAGGAGCACTTACGCTAGATATGATTGCCGTTTTATTTGGGGGTGCTGTGGCACTATTGTCAGTCTTTGCGCAAGACATTTTGCACGTAGGAGCAGAGGGTTTCGGAATTTTAAGAGCGGCTCCTGCAGTGGGTGCAGCAATTACCATGTTGGGCTCTACCCGATTTCCTATTCATAAAAATGCAGGTAAAAAATTACTCTTGGCGGTATTCGGATTTGGATTGTGTATGATTGTTTTTGGATGGTCTACCTATTTTTGGGTATCTGTGGCTGCGTTATTTTTAAGTGGGGCGCTAGACGGAATCTCTATGGTGGTACGCCAGACTATCTTACAATTAAAAACACCAGATCATATGCGAGGCCGTGTAGCCTCTGTAAATTCTATTTTTGTGGGTTCTTCTAATGAATTAGGTGCTTTTGAAAGCGGAGTAACCGCAAAATTAATGGGTACGGCTACAGCAGTAATTTTTGGAGGTATTATGACGATAACTACGGTAGGGATTACATCTTTAGTTTTTCCTAAATTCAGAAAGCTAGACCTTCAGAAAGATGTTGAAGAGCATGAGGCAGAAGATTAA